GATCGAGGAAATGCCGAGATCCTTCAGGATCTGTGCGCCAAGCCCGATCTCACGCCATTCATTCTCGCGGCGACGAGCTTCTTCGTGGTCCTCGCGGTCGCCGGAAACAGGGCGCTTGCGCTCCTGGTGGGCAACGCCGACGGACCCCTCGCGCAGATAGACGATGACGCCACGCTTGCGCTCGCCCATGGCTTTCATGACGCCGTCCAGCCTGTGGCTGGTGCCGAAGACGTCGGTCACGACATCTTCCGAGTGCAGGCGCACCGGCACGTCCTCGCCGTCGCGGATGTCGCCGAAAACGATGGCGACATGATGCATCGAATCCCAAGGCAGCGTGTAGGTGAAGACTTGTGCCTTGCCGCCAAGCGTGTCGATTTCGGAGCAAGCCACGCGCTCGACCAGCGTTTCCTTGCGCTGGCGGTAGGCGATGAGGTCGGCGACAGAAACCTGCTTGAGACCGTGCTCCTCGGCAAAGGCCGCGACCTGCGGGCCGCGCTTGACGGTGCCGTCGTCATTGACGAGTTCGGAAATGACGCCGACCGGCGGCAAGCCGGCGAGCTTGCAGAGGTCCACAGCCGCTTCGGTATGGCCCGAGCGCATCAGCACGCCGCCCTCGCGCGCGATCAGCGGA
The nucleotide sequence above comes from Mesorhizobium shangrilense. Encoded proteins:
- the ribB gene encoding 3,4-dihydroxy-2-butanone-4-phosphate synthase, translating into MPYDQKKIVEALRAFERGEIVVVMDDDGRENEGDLIVAAVHCTPEKMAFIVRHTSGIVCTPMPREEAKRLNLSPMVADNDSAHTTAFTVSVDFKHGTTTGISAEDRTLTVRNLANGNVGGADFVRPGHIFPLIAREGGVLMRSGHTEAAVDLCKLAGLPPVGVISELVNDDGTVKRGPQVAAFAEEHGLKQVSVADLIAYRQRKETLVERVACSEIDTLGGKAQVFTYTLPWDSMHHVAIVFGDIRDGEDVPVRLHSEDVVTDVFGTSHRLDGVMKAMGERKRGVIVYLREGSVGVAHQERKRPVSGDREDHEEARRRENEWREIGLGAQILKDLGISSINLIASRERHYVGLEGFGIHIAKTEIL